Within the Miscanthus floridulus cultivar M001 chromosome 2, ASM1932011v1, whole genome shotgun sequence genome, the region gacgaaaagaaaaaactaattgcacagtttggtgggaaattgcgagacgaacgttttaagcctaattagtcaatgtttggacactatttgccaaataaaaacgaaggtgctacagtagccccaaattccaaatttcgcgaactaaacaagggcttagagaTTACGGGCATGCATGTTTGGATCTTGGACAAAGGGTTTGATTGCCCAGCTAGCATGTCTTGTTTTTTGTTCTTCAATTTTTTCTTGCTCACCTGAGCTACCCAATTCGGAGGCAAGGCTAGCCCAGCATGATGAGGCAAGGCAAGTTGGCAATAAATAAATCCAAACGCCCTAAACctatagcctgttcgtttggccgtggcttgtcgtaaacgatcgtaaatttccagccggaacagtatttttctctcacacaaacaagccagcagtacttcttcacgaaccagcaacgatacgaaccagccaaccgaacaggccgaACTTCTAAAGTCTCTAGCCCATTTAGGATTGTATAAAATTTctaaggccatgttcgcttctcttataatccgtactttttaacTGGTTTTTTTAACtggaacaatgttttcctctcacaacaaatcagctgtaacagtgtttcggcttattttttcaacgaagcgaacggggctTAAAGGAGAAGTACAAGAATCAAAGATTCCTCCATTTATGTACTGTTCATGACGTTTGGAACATAGGATCGAGCATATCCTTTCCTACGTAGAAGCACTAAGAGCATGTTgcgatttttttcaaaaaaaaaatcagtgtCCATGGGCCTAGAAAAAATGGAAAATACAGAAATAAATAACGGGCCACAATTGCTTAGTGGGCCAAAAGGCCCGATTTATACAGTAACCTTACTGGACTACCATCGGCCAACTAAGCCCAGCCGGACTCCGTGCACGGAGTAGTACGTAGTAGGCCTAGTACTGCCGAACCACGTGGAGGTCAATGCACGCTGGCAGCGAGTGCCGAAACTTTTCCGTGTCTTGCATGTGTGGTGTGCAAGATGTTATCAACATCTGGATAAACATGATGCTAATAATAGTTCATTTACTTAAAAAGTTACTAAGTTGTAAGTCTACGCAACCTCCGTATCCTGGTGCGAAACTTCCGCAACGCGGAACCTCCGCAACGGAACCTCTACAAACCGTGCAATCAACAGAAACAAACAAATGCATAGGCATGAATATAAGACACTAGAGCTCCATTCGACTTACCTCATATTCGACTTGTTCAActtctttttttagccgaaacagtgtttttctctcacaacaattcagccagaacagtgtttttagccAGTTTCAACCAAAATTCTACCAGCTAAACGGGGCCTAGTATAAAAGTTCCTTATTAAGAGCATCAATTTAATCTATCCTTATACACACCACGCAATAAAAAAATTGTATGCCTCTCTTTTACCCCTTTAGGTCCACATATCACTCTCTCCTCCCTTACACTCTCCTAGTATTTCTCCTCCTTTGACATCAATCTCTAAAGAGCATTTCTCCACCAAAAAAGAAGAAATCATGGTAGACAAGTGAGAGTAAAAGGAAGGTAAAAGTCCAACATACAAAATTTCTCTCTATTTTGTTCTACCAAACAAAGCACGCAACATTTTAAGTCAATATTTTTGAGAAGTTAGCACATTTTGCTCATACCTCATTTAGATGACACTCTAAACATCTAAACAAATCATGCCATCATCACAAAGAGGTACCAACCAAATATCTAACTAATTCTCTAATCGTCACCACAAGAACAAGCTCATGGTGTGACTCGAAATATTGCATACACATATAGATTAACATTGGTATGTTTCTAAATATCTTGTAAAGGGAAGTATATTAGTTAAAACATGATGTCGATACATATGGATTAGTTTCGAGTATTGACTGCTCTCTCTCGGTTTCTAAAAAAAGTCGTCTTGTATAGCAACACAGATTTCAAAGCATAACTTTGGCGtcttattttttataaaaaaaattaaaaataatatATGTATATTTTATAAAAGTATTTTTTAAGATAAATCTATTCATATGGGTTACATATTTTTAAACTcgacaacttaaaagttattcataaattATATTCCAATGTTTAACTCAAACtttgttcaaaatgatttcttttaGCAACCCGGAGGGAGTACATGTTTCGGAGAGCACCACTCCCTGATTTAGTGATTACAGGAGAACATGTGAAGAAATGATTCAAAACTAATATTATTGGAGTACTCCTTTCATCCCAAAACAAGTGTTTATCTCGCATCCCGAGAAGTTAATGAATCAtaaatttaactaaatatatacaaaaatatattcagcatgttcggcaggccgtaaacgatcgtaaacgattatggattataagttagaacaatatttttctctcacaccaaaccagccaaatcagtcagcagtaaataatccacggtcCAGCCCAGCCACCCGAACAGACTGATTaatgtttatgataccaaataaacatCATTGAATTAATTTGATACACACTTTTATAGTAAATATATTCAGAGATACGAATGTCTAtgcttttttctataaattttgtcAAACTTGAATTTGCTTGACTCGGGATGcgagatgtatatatatatatatatatatatatatatatatatatatatatatatatatatatatatatatatatatatatatatattatgtaggGAGCAGTGAGAAGCATGTTTTATTTAGCTCTCAGCTCCTAATATATAGTGAAATAATTCTTGTCTGATTCCTTTAAATCAAAATACCTATAAATATTACCACCGTGGATATGCAGCatattcgtttggctgtggcttgttgtaaacgatcgtaaattttcaaccgaaacaatatttttctctcacacaaaccaaccagcgGTACTTCCTCGTGAACCAGGGAAACGAACCCGCCAACCGAGCTTACGAGTGTTTTTTCACATCGGCGCTGGTTCACCCGGAATCACAAATTCGCGATCCGACGGCCGCCAGTAGCGCAGGCCAAGTCGGGCTCGAGTAATACTGGGTTCGGACTCAGAATCCAATCTACGCCCGTAGCCCCGACTCCAAATAAGGACGAACGCACCCGCCCCTTCTACTCCTACTACTAGTAAAGTTTCTATCTTGTACCGCAAACCAGCGCAAACCCTCCCCTGACAGCGGCGGCGACAccctcggcggcggcgccatggtgcTCGAGGTACGACATGCGCCCTGCTGCCGTTTCTCGGTCCGCGAACTCCGATCCCCAACTAATTTCCTCCCCTCGGTTTCGCTTTCCCCTGCAGGCGACGATGATCTGCATAGACAACTCGGAGTGGATGCGGAACGGCGACTACGCCCCGTCGCGGTTCCAGGCGCAGGCCGATGCCGTCAACCTCATCTGCGGTGCCAAGACCCAGGTACCCACGCCGGTCTCCCCGTCCACCGATCCAATCTCCAGTTTCGTGTGGGTTAGGGTTTCTGGGATTCCGGATCTGATTGCTTCTGTTTGCTGGTGGGTTCAGTCGAACCCGGAGAACACGGTAGGCGTGATGACGATGGCCGGGAAGGGCGTCCGCGTGCTTGTCACTCCCACCAGCGACCTCGGGAAGATTCTCGCCTGTATGCACGGTAAGCTCACATCGATCCCAAAACCTTTGCTTTACTATCGCGTGAGAGGATTTTGCCAATTAGTTTAGAGATTCAGTGCAACTGCCTAAGCTATCTCATAAGTTGTTAGATCATGGTACTTTGCTACTTGTAGTTTCCTGACCAAGTGATGCACAACAATGTACTGTATAGGGTTGGAAGTTGGTGCTGAGGCAAACTTGGCTGCGGCAATCCAGGTTGCTCAGCTTGCGCTTAAGCATCGCCAGAACAAGAGGCAGCAGCAGAGGATTATAGCTTTCATCGGAAGGTATGCAGGAGTGGCATAACTTATATGGCCATTATTAATTTTGTCTGAATTTGGGTTAATGAGTCCTGTCATGTGTATCAGTCCTGTGAAGTACGACAAGAAAGTTTTGGAGACAATCGGGAAGAAGCTGAAAAAGAACAATGTTGCTCTTGACATTGTTGACTTTGGTGAATCCGATGATGAAAAACCTGAGAAACTCGAAGCATTGATTGCTGCTGTTAAAAGCAGTGATAGCAGTCACATTGTTCATGTCCCTCCTGGTGATAATGCCCTCTCTGATGTCCTCTTAAGGTAATTTTGTGCCATGTTACTGGGTTCTAAGTTTTCTTATGCTGCATATATGTTAAccttatttttgtatctttaccCAGCACTCCTATATTTACCGGTGAAGAAGGCGGAAGCGGTTTTGCTGCTTCCGCAGCAGCTGCCGCAGCTACTGGAGCATCTGGATTTGAATTTGGTGTGGACCCAAATGTAGATCCAGAATTGGCACTTGCCCTGCGGTTGTCTATGGAAGAAGAGCGGGCAAGGCAAGAGGCTATTGCAAAAAATGCTGCAGAAGATACTTCTAATACCGAAAATAACAATGACTCAAGCTCAAACAGCGATTCTGTTATGGCTGAAGCAGAACCTGCCTCAAATGCTGCTGCTGGCGACAAGAAAGAACAGCCAAAGGTATTATCACTGCCCATCAGTTACAAACTAAAACTGCTCTGACCTGCCTCAAATGCTTCAAGTTTTGGTAGTTGTATGTACTCTCATGAACTCTTTTCTCCGATTTTTCATTTAAAATTGAGAGTGCATTTGCTTACATACTTTCTGTAACGACCATTAAAACTTAGATGATGATCTGCTAGTGATTGTTGAC harbors:
- the LOC136534741 gene encoding 26S proteasome non-ATPase regulatory subunit 4 homolog; its protein translation is MVLEATMICIDNSEWMRNGDYAPSRFQAQADAVNLICGAKTQSNPENTVGVMTMAGKGVRVLVTPTSDLGKILACMHGLEVGAEANLAAAIQVAQLALKHRQNKRQQQRIIAFIGSPVKYDKKVLETIGKKLKKNNVALDIVDFGESDDEKPEKLEALIAAVKSSDSSHIVHVPPGDNALSDVLLSTPIFTGEEGGSGFAASAAAAAATGASGFEFGVDPNVDPELALALRLSMEEERARQEAIAKNAAEDTSNTENNNDSSSNSDSVMAEAEPASNAAAGDKKEQPKDDDDLLQQALAMSMEGGASGSAAVTDSAMAEAGAVDPDLALALQMSVQDANMSSHTDMSKVFEDRTFVSSILNSLPGVDPNDPSVKDLLASLHSQGEQEKKEDKSDKTEDEKN